One window of the Benincasa hispida cultivar B227 chromosome 3, ASM972705v1, whole genome shotgun sequence genome contains the following:
- the LOC120073657 gene encoding uncharacterized protein LOC120073657 codes for MINKKVPEKQRHLGRFIVPCSIGGVDVGYVLYDLRASINMMPISNLMKLGISEAMPTQVPLQLADRSITYPKEKIENVLVKVNKFIFSVDVIVLDYEADRVVPIIPRCPFLAIEKVLIDVNKGELTMHVDSQEVKFNVQNLLKFPDEGESCQFIESTQLLEEENKEVDRGYKVHALNEKAQGNLSCYD; via the coding sequence ATGATCAACAAAAAAGTTCCTGAAAAGCAAAGACATCTAGGCAGATTTATTGTCCCATGTTCGATCGGAGGAGTAGATGTGGGCTATGTGTTATATGATTTGAGAGCTAGTATCAACATGATGCCCATCTCAAATTTAATGAAGCTTGGGATTAGTGAAGCCATGCCTACCCAAGTACCACTACAACTTGCTGACAGATCCATCACATACCCTAAAGAAAAGATTGAAAATGTACTAGTAAAAGTTAACAAGTTTATCTTTTCAGTAGACGTTATTGTTCTAGACTATGAAGCTGACAGAGTTGTTCCAATCATTCCTCGATGCCCATTTTTAGCTATTGAAAAAGTCTTGATTGATGTAAATAAAGGGGAACTAACTATGCATGTAGATAGtcaagaagtaaaattcaatGTGCAAAATTTATTAAAGTTCCCAGATGAAGGAGAATCTTGTCAATTCATTGAATCAACTCAACTACTTGAGGAAGAGAACAAAGAAGTGGATCGAGGCTATAAGGTCCATGCGTTAAATGAGAAAGCACAAGGAAATTTGAGCTGCTATGACTAG